In Myxococcus stipitatus, a single window of DNA contains:
- a CDS encoding eCIS core domain-containing protein translates to MSGQPATPASVGQVLASPGTPLAPALREDMEQRFGHDFSRVRLHTDARAAASAERVYARAYTVGSHVVFGAGQFSPSTQSGRELLGHELAHTIQQRSVGAAPPSTAPDGAFERSAEAAGRDVASGRFVTTALPASGVGLSLSAAPLEAYTDDMLARANAEVLQRLKQASYPGRDRDVDRHMALRREIERRARAAAVAEAEAVVRGTEPAPKEKPQRPPTKFNPGGFTNDDIYAGVKAREAAEKAREARERQARRLEEEGRPARLITVRRYLTLHGVSKWDMADVLTGYLTVNDLRVLRQNGLEAPGFFTRKYSDQVIAAIDKAVPPDRQTAALYQQDLETVQQQAANIRYTAEKIETVASEGPHALGGRVVGATTAAIVGKDPLWGGEVGAALAGPLDIRMQLRSGRSSGSYTPRPASSGAANIEPAPPRQPMPSPGPTEMLEPATRNIDSRVPNVPPPTPSVAVPKGATTDARPPPKASWGMSLPLPRRSPGNDNAVDDITAARQKVNAAASRPRQEAHVQERPLAATGTEDVASARIVASADSQPSVSQEQGATDMRMGKKSRPSPSVSGRVDPVRSSGAVPAGKPKEVVREEPVGSKSGADPTARAKPGLATQEEDAILKRYTRGLATLRERIEILQQQEASPSRDPKRVSRAKEARDSANRELTAIEDEAAGRSDGELFDHLVRLIAERRTLNGDQGLSATVTGMRISCEAVAQAPKNLRGMDFADIAREMETKRPPKVSAAKGLDIGGMPTGHQRLEWVFDDGSRLVIDSPRQLGGRPQSADLPHAELHGPNGERLDQQGIIVPEHSLSAHMTITDNTRSLEKYFAPARAKTK, encoded by the coding sequence ATGAGTGGGCAGCCGGCCACGCCTGCCAGCGTGGGCCAGGTCCTCGCGAGTCCCGGCACGCCGCTGGCGCCGGCGCTGCGAGAGGACATGGAGCAGCGTTTCGGCCACGATTTCAGCAGGGTGCGGCTGCATACCGATGCCAGGGCGGCGGCGTCCGCCGAACGGGTGTATGCGCGGGCTTACACCGTTGGCTCCCACGTGGTTTTTGGCGCCGGCCAGTTTTCACCGAGCACGCAGAGCGGCCGTGAGCTTCTGGGCCACGAACTGGCGCACACGATTCAACAGCGAAGCGTTGGCGCCGCGCCACCGTCAACCGCGCCGGATGGGGCCTTCGAGCGAAGCGCGGAGGCAGCCGGGCGCGACGTCGCCAGCGGTCGGTTCGTCACCACGGCGCTGCCGGCAAGTGGCGTCGGACTGTCCCTCTCGGCCGCACCGCTGGAGGCCTACACCGATGACATGCTGGCTCGGGCAAACGCGGAGGTGCTTCAACGGCTGAAGCAAGCATCCTATCCGGGCCGCGACAGGGACGTCGACCGGCACATGGCCTTGAGGCGTGAGATCGAACGGCGCGCCAGAGCCGCCGCGGTCGCCGAAGCGGAGGCCGTCGTGCGGGGCACGGAACCCGCGCCGAAGGAAAAGCCGCAGAGGCCGCCGACAAAGTTCAATCCAGGTGGGTTCACCAACGACGACATCTACGCGGGCGTGAAGGCAAGGGAGGCAGCCGAGAAAGCGAGAGAGGCGAGGGAGCGGCAGGCGCGGAGGCTCGAGGAGGAAGGCAGGCCCGCCCGCCTCATCACCGTGAGACGGTATTTGACCCTGCACGGCGTTTCCAAGTGGGACATGGCCGACGTGCTCACGGGTTATCTGACGGTCAATGACCTGAGGGTGCTCAGACAAAATGGCCTCGAAGCGCCAGGTTTCTTCACGCGGAAATACTCCGACCAGGTGATCGCCGCGATCGACAAGGCAGTGCCGCCGGATCGACAGACCGCGGCGCTGTATCAGCAGGACCTGGAAACAGTTCAGCAGCAGGCCGCCAATATTCGCTACACGGCGGAGAAGATCGAAACCGTTGCATCGGAGGGACCGCACGCGTTGGGTGGGCGGGTCGTCGGCGCGACGACCGCGGCGATCGTGGGCAAGGACCCGCTGTGGGGCGGAGAGGTCGGCGCAGCCCTCGCGGGTCCTCTCGATATACGAATGCAACTGCGGTCCGGCAGGTCGTCTGGGTCATACACGCCGCGACCGGCCTCCAGCGGGGCAGCGAACATCGAGCCCGCGCCACCCCGGCAACCCATGCCTTCCCCTGGCCCGACAGAAATGCTGGAGCCCGCAACGCGCAACATCGACTCTCGAGTTCCGAACGTGCCTCCGCCCACCCCGAGCGTTGCTGTTCCCAAGGGCGCGACCACCGACGCAAGGCCTCCGCCCAAGGCTTCGTGGGGCATGTCCCTTCCACTGCCCCGACGGTCGCCTGGCAACGATAACGCCGTCGATGACATCACCGCCGCGCGCCAGAAGGTGAACGCCGCGGCGTCACGCCCGCGTCAAGAAGCGCATGTCCAGGAGCGTCCGCTGGCCGCGACCGGCACGGAGGATGTCGCCTCGGCGCGGATCGTCGCCTCGGCTGACAGCCAACCGAGCGTTTCCCAGGAGCAGGGTGCGACGGACATGCGCATGGGCAAGAAGTCGCGGCCCTCGCCATCGGTGTCCGGAAGGGTCGACCCGGTACGCTCGTCAGGGGCTGTGCCGGCAGGGAAACCGAAGGAGGTCGTTCGCGAGGAACCGGTGGGCTCGAAATCAGGAGCCGACCCCACGGCACGCGCGAAGCCGGGGCTCGCCACGCAAGAGGAGGACGCAATCCTGAAGAGGTACACGCGCGGTCTTGCCACCCTCCGCGAGCGCATTGAAATCCTCCAACAGCAAGAGGCCAGTCCTTCGCGCGATCCCAAGCGGGTCAGCCGGGCCAAGGAGGCCCGCGATAGCGCGAACCGGGAGCTCACGGCCATCGAAGACGAAGCGGCCGGGCGCAGCGACGGCGAGCTGTTCGACCACCTCGTTCGGCTGATAGCGGAGCGAAGGACGCTCAATGGCGATCAAGGGCTCTCGGCCACCGTGACCGGAATGAGGATCTCCTGCGAAGCAGTGGCGCAGGCGCCGAAGAATCTCCGTGGCATGGACTTCGCTGATATCGCGAGGGAGATGGAGACGAAGCGCCCGCCCAAAGTCAGCGCTGCCAAGGGCCTGGATATCGGCGGCATGCCGACGGGGCATCAGCGGCTGGAGTGGGTGTTCGATGACGGCAGCAGGTTGGTCATCGACAGCCCGCGCCAGCTCGGCGGACGCCCCCAAAGCGCCGACCTGCCCCACGCCGAGCTGCACGGTCCGAACGGCGAGCGCCTCGACCAGCAGGGGATCATCGTCCCGGAGCACTCGCTCTCGGCGCACATGACCATCACCGATAACACGCGTTCGCTCGAAAAATACTTCGCCCCCGCGCGCGCGAAAACCAAGTAG
- a CDS encoding phenylalanine--tRNA ligase beta subunit-related protein, with product MLTLDPHPSLDTLAFTSTFPAPLGSLPSPDWLVALLKPDASAPLSSDDAVRGAIRDMLRHGGYKPTGRGKPASEYLVRAAGDGSLGSINTAVDLCNAVSLHSGLPISVVDLDRAQAPFRVGIAPEGAQYVFNASGQSIDLAGLLCLFDAEGPCANAVKDAQRTKTNADTRRTLTILWGAKSLGDRTARAFAWYRELLERAGATAEPVR from the coding sequence GTGCTGACGCTCGACCCGCATCCCTCCCTGGACACGCTGGCCTTCACCTCCACCTTCCCCGCGCCGCTGGGCTCGCTGCCCTCGCCGGACTGGCTGGTGGCGCTGCTGAAGCCGGACGCCTCCGCGCCCCTCTCCAGCGACGACGCCGTGCGCGGCGCCATCCGCGACATGCTCCGCCACGGTGGCTACAAGCCCACGGGCCGGGGCAAGCCCGCGTCCGAGTACCTCGTGCGCGCGGCCGGAGATGGCTCGCTCGGCTCCATCAACACCGCCGTGGACCTGTGCAACGCGGTGTCCCTGCACAGCGGCCTGCCCATCAGCGTGGTGGACCTGGACCGCGCCCAGGCCCCCTTCCGCGTCGGCATCGCGCCCGAGGGCGCCCAGTACGTCTTCAACGCCTCCGGGCAGAGCATCGACCTGGCGGGCCTGCTGTGCCTCTTCGACGCCGAGGGGCCCTGCGCCAACGCGGTGAAGGACGCCCAGCGCACCAAGACGAACGCGGACACCCGCCGCACCCTCACCATCCTCTGGGGCGCGAAGAGCCTGGGCGACCGCACCGCCCGCGCCTTCGCGTGGTACCGCGAGCTGCTGGAGCGCGCGGGCGCCACCGCGGAGCCCGTGCGCTGA
- a CDS encoding zinc-binding dehydrogenase, whose translation MGDANQRTMRAARFDTVAKTLTVTDVPIPKPGPGEVRVKVKACGICLSDAHLIDGSLPSPLPVVTPGHESAGVIDEVGIGVPRWKPGTRVAIAGGKPCGRCAKCSNGQPQECLDFLIMGFHYDGAWAEYVVVPYHALVEVPEALPFEQAAILADAVATPYAGLVDRAGLRPAQSVGLWGIGGLGVHAVQIARMLGAAPILAFDTNEAARARALEFGADVALDPRAPDVRDQILKHTNGLGLDVAVDLVGANVVLAQAAKSLGRFGKAVMVGLSPEPIQLGPGSVFGVRSQELLGHLGYEKKHLDQLVRLVGTKRLDVSRSVSATLPLEDVAKGVERLVKKEGNPIRLVVVP comes from the coding sequence ATGGGAGACGCGAACCAGCGGACGATGCGGGCGGCGCGCTTCGACACGGTGGCGAAGACGCTGACGGTGACGGACGTGCCCATCCCCAAGCCCGGGCCCGGCGAGGTCCGGGTGAAGGTGAAGGCGTGCGGCATCTGCCTGTCGGATGCGCACCTCATCGACGGCTCGCTGCCGTCACCCCTGCCCGTGGTGACGCCGGGGCACGAGTCGGCCGGTGTCATCGACGAGGTGGGCATCGGCGTGCCGCGCTGGAAGCCGGGCACGCGCGTGGCCATCGCGGGCGGCAAGCCCTGTGGCCGCTGCGCGAAGTGCTCCAACGGCCAGCCCCAGGAGTGCCTGGACTTCCTCATCATGGGCTTCCACTACGACGGCGCGTGGGCCGAGTACGTCGTGGTGCCGTACCACGCGCTGGTGGAGGTGCCGGAGGCGCTGCCCTTCGAACAGGCCGCCATCCTCGCGGACGCGGTGGCCACGCCCTACGCGGGCCTCGTGGACCGGGCGGGGCTGCGGCCCGCGCAGTCCGTGGGCCTGTGGGGCATCGGCGGGCTCGGGGTGCACGCGGTGCAGATCGCCCGCATGCTGGGCGCGGCGCCCATCCTCGCCTTCGACACCAACGAGGCGGCGCGCGCGCGGGCGCTGGAGTTCGGCGCGGACGTGGCCCTGGACCCCCGCGCCCCGGACGTGCGCGACCAGATACTGAAGCACACCAACGGCCTGGGCCTGGACGTGGCCGTGGACCTGGTGGGCGCGAACGTGGTGCTCGCCCAGGCCGCCAAGAGCCTGGGGCGCTTCGGCAAGGCGGTGATGGTGGGCCTGTCGCCGGAGCCCATCCAACTGGGCCCGGGCTCCGTCTTCGGCGTGCGCTCCCAGGAGCTGCTCGGCCACCTGGGCTACGAGAAGAAGCACCTGGACCAGCTCGTGCGGCTGGTGGGCACGAAGCGGCTGGACGTGTCCCGGTCGGTGAGCGCGACGCTGCCCCTGGAGGACGTGGCCAAGGGGGTGGAGCGGCTGGTGAAGAAGGAGGGCAACCCCATCCGGCTGGTCGTCGTCCCCTGA
- a CDS encoding ABC-F family ATP-binding cassette domain-containing protein yields the protein MIRLDNISKQHGQQILFIEASAALHKGEKVGLVGPNGAGKSTLFRMITNQEHPDEGQVAVDRGVTIGYFSQDVGEMAGRSAVSEVMDGAGPVSVVAAELKELEAAMADPDKADEMEKLVERYGLVQGRFEELGGYALEGRAREILAGLGFSEEMMDGDVGALSGGWKMRVALARILLMRPDAMLLDEPSNHLDLESLIWLEGFLKGYEGALLMTSHDREFMNRIVTKMVEIDGGTLTTYSGNYEFYEQQRAQNEKQQQAQYERQQAMLAKELKFIERFKARASHAAQVQSRVKKLEKIERVEPPKRRQTVLFEFQPAPRSGDDVVSLKAVHKAYGKRRIYEGMDFLVRRGERWCIMGVNGAGKSTLLKLVVGATEPDNGSVTMGGSVKLGYFAQHAMDLLDGERTVFQSLEDAFPRAGQGSLRALAGCFGFSGDEVEKKCRVLSGGEKARLVMAKMLFDPPNFLVLDEPTNHLDMATKEMLITALSQYEGTMLFVSHDRHFLGALSNRVLELTPDGIHQYGGGYTEYVARTGHEAPGLRS from the coding sequence ATGATTCGTCTCGACAACATCAGCAAGCAGCACGGCCAGCAGATTCTCTTCATCGAGGCCTCGGCCGCCCTCCACAAGGGGGAGAAGGTGGGCCTCGTGGGGCCCAACGGGGCCGGCAAGTCGACGCTGTTCCGGATGATCACCAACCAGGAGCACCCGGACGAGGGCCAGGTGGCCGTCGACCGGGGCGTCACCATCGGCTACTTCAGCCAGGACGTCGGTGAGATGGCGGGGCGCAGCGCCGTCTCCGAGGTCATGGATGGCGCCGGCCCGGTGAGCGTGGTGGCGGCCGAGCTCAAGGAACTCGAGGCGGCCATGGCGGACCCGGACAAGGCGGACGAGATGGAGAAGCTCGTCGAGCGCTACGGCCTGGTGCAGGGGCGCTTCGAGGAGCTGGGCGGGTACGCCCTGGAGGGCCGGGCGCGGGAGATCCTCGCGGGCCTGGGCTTCTCCGAGGAGATGATGGACGGCGACGTGGGCGCGCTGTCCGGCGGTTGGAAGATGCGCGTGGCGCTGGCCCGCATCCTCCTGATGCGTCCGGACGCGATGCTGCTCGACGAGCCCTCCAACCACCTGGACCTGGAGAGCCTCATCTGGCTGGAGGGCTTCCTCAAGGGGTACGAGGGCGCGCTCCTGATGACCTCGCACGACCGCGAGTTCATGAACCGCATCGTCACCAAGATGGTGGAGATCGACGGCGGCACGCTGACGACCTACTCCGGCAACTACGAGTTCTACGAGCAGCAGCGCGCGCAGAACGAGAAGCAGCAGCAGGCGCAGTACGAGCGCCAGCAAGCCATGCTCGCCAAGGAGCTGAAGTTCATCGAGCGCTTCAAGGCCCGCGCGTCCCACGCGGCGCAGGTGCAGAGCCGCGTGAAGAAGCTGGAGAAGATCGAACGCGTGGAGCCGCCCAAGCGCCGCCAGACGGTGCTGTTCGAGTTCCAGCCCGCGCCGCGCTCGGGTGACGACGTGGTGAGCCTGAAGGCGGTGCACAAGGCCTACGGCAAGCGGCGCATCTACGAGGGCATGGACTTCCTCGTCCGGCGCGGCGAGCGCTGGTGCATCATGGGCGTCAACGGCGCGGGCAAGTCCACGCTGCTCAAGCTGGTGGTGGGCGCGACGGAGCCGGACAACGGCTCGGTGACGATGGGCGGCAGCGTGAAGCTGGGCTACTTCGCCCAGCACGCCATGGACCTGCTGGACGGCGAGCGCACCGTGTTCCAGTCGCTGGAGGACGCGTTCCCCCGCGCGGGCCAGGGCTCGCTGCGCGCGCTGGCGGGCTGCTTCGGCTTCTCCGGTGACGAGGTGGAGAAGAAGTGCCGCGTGCTGTCCGGAGGCGAGAAGGCCCGCCTCGTCATGGCGAAGATGCTCTTCGACCCGCCCAACTTCCTGGTCCTGGACGAGCCCACCAACCACCTGGACATGGCGACGAAGGAGATGCTCATCACCGCCCTGTCCCAGTACGAGGGGACGATGTTGTTCGTCTCCCACGACCGTCACTTCCTGGGCGCGCTCTCCAACCGCGTGCTGGAGCTGACGCCGGACGGCATCCACCAGTACGGCGGCGGCTACACCGAGTACGTCGCGCGCACCGGCCACGAGGCCCCGGGCCTGCGCAGCTGA
- a CDS encoding SDR family oxidoreductase, with amino-acid sequence MSTLRGKTLFITGASRGIGKAIALRAARDGANIVIAAKTSEPHPKLPGTIHSAAEDIEKAGGQALPLMVDIRYEDQISAAVEQAVARFGGIDICVNNASAISLTGTLETPMKKYDLMNQVNARGTYATSQACLPHLLRAANPHILNLSPPLSLDPKWFSNHVAYTMAKYGMSMCVLGMAAEFKDPGVAVNALWPRTTIWTAAMAMIGGQEAARGCRTPDIMADAAHAILTSNSREVTGQFFIDEDLLRSRGVTDFEPYAVEKGAELMPDYFLD; translated from the coding sequence TTGAGCACCCTGCGAGGCAAGACGCTGTTCATCACCGGCGCGAGCCGGGGCATCGGCAAGGCCATCGCGCTGCGCGCCGCGCGCGACGGGGCGAACATCGTCATCGCCGCGAAGACGTCCGAGCCGCACCCCAAGCTGCCCGGCACCATCCACAGCGCGGCGGAGGACATCGAGAAGGCGGGAGGCCAGGCACTCCCGCTGATGGTCGACATCCGCTACGAGGACCAGATTTCCGCCGCCGTCGAGCAGGCGGTGGCGAGGTTCGGCGGCATCGACATCTGCGTGAACAACGCGAGCGCCATCAGCCTCACCGGCACGCTCGAGACGCCCATGAAGAAGTACGACCTGATGAACCAGGTCAACGCGCGCGGCACCTACGCCACGTCCCAGGCGTGCCTGCCGCACCTGCTGCGCGCGGCGAACCCGCACATCCTCAACCTGTCACCGCCGCTGAGCCTGGACCCGAAGTGGTTCTCGAACCACGTCGCCTACACCATGGCGAAGTACGGGATGAGCATGTGCGTGCTCGGCATGGCCGCCGAGTTCAAGGACCCGGGCGTTGCGGTGAACGCGCTCTGGCCCCGCACCACCATCTGGACGGCGGCGATGGCCATGATTGGCGGTCAGGAGGCCGCCCGCGGCTGCCGCACCCCGGACATCATGGCGGACGCCGCGCACGCCATCCTCACGAGCAACAGCCGCGAGGTGACGGGCCAGTTCTTCATCGACGAGGACCTGCTGCGCTCACGCGGCGTCACCGACTTCGAGCCGTACGCGGTGGAGAAGGGCGCGGAGCTGATGCCCGACTACTTCCTCGACTGA